The proteins below are encoded in one region of Methanobrevibacter olleyae:
- a CDS encoding DUF169 domain-containing protein, protein MEFNIVKELNGQFDPIVLIKTDEKPKDALAPKAGRGGCVMSFVAQTIAKRKITAFGRENITCGGVSAGFGWGTGFKEEKDKEFQATFLSLGLDSAKDRDYFLNRLEKMPEHTKNMFLEGERIFSDYETAYENIQNRPFYDEGEYIVFKPIEALNDDEIPDSVVFTLNTMELSAMLQLNSSFRVESAHVLTPQASACQAIGVFTFGQAENDNPVPVLSPIDFAARAHMRGLIPDEYMNLSVSWNLFLKLEDLSKNSVFQTQFWEDFGNK, encoded by the coding sequence ATGGAATTTAATATTGTAAAAGAGCTAAATGGACAGTTTGATCCTATTGTATTAATTAAAACTGATGAAAAGCCTAAAGATGCATTAGCTCCTAAAGCAGGTCGAGGAGGATGTGTGATGTCCTTTGTTGCACAAACCATTGCAAAAAGAAAAATAACTGCTTTTGGTCGTGAAAATATCACTTGTGGTGGTGTTTCAGCAGGCTTTGGTTGGGGTACTGGATTTAAAGAAGAAAAAGATAAAGAATTTCAAGCTACTTTTTTATCTTTAGGATTAGACTCTGCAAAGGATAGAGATTACTTTTTAAATAGATTGGAAAAGATGCCGGAACATACAAAAAACATGTTTTTAGAAGGTGAGAGAATCTTTTCCGATTATGAAACTGCATATGAAAATATTCAAAATAGGCCATTCTATGATGAAGGGGAATATATTGTTTTTAAACCAATTGAAGCACTTAATGATGATGAAATTCCAGATTCTGTTGTTTTTACTTTAAATACTATGGAATTATCTGCAATGTTGCAGCTAAATAGTTCCTTTAGAGTTGAAAGTGCTCATGTTTTAACTCCACAAGCATCTGCATGTCAAGCGATTGGAGTATTTACTTTCGGGCAAGCTGAAAATGATAATCCTGTTCCTGTTTTAAGTCCAATTGATTTTGCAGCAAGAGCTCATATGAGAGGCTTAATTCCAGATGAATATATGAATTTATCTGTTTCTTGGAATTTATTCTTAAAATTAGAAGATTTAAGTAAAAATAGTGTTTTCCAAACACAGTTCTGGGAAGATTTTGGAAATAAATAA